In one Dreissena polymorpha isolate Duluth1 chromosome 7, UMN_Dpol_1.0, whole genome shotgun sequence genomic region, the following are encoded:
- the LOC127838666 gene encoding uncharacterized protein LOC127838666 isoform X1 — translation MYVLLWHTNIHAYRNGDLTNVAKKKSACTKPLRLVDSRMSFLLSMSYILCLVSICVVLVDVGTIHATTTSNIVHAATNSINATSSTPNEDHQPVQRDSARGPMCMDCKRLPSPSHCNHVIRCSEHEVCHVTQFVSDGGHVFYDTGCQASNRCPVNDWVNDSMVIRRTSGDIETCIECCQGNYCNLQGCGSQPIPDINIRGPMCFQCDVQDTLDSCETVVNCGPTNECFLSTLVIPLTNEVKYTSKCMTTSACDTLRSSGLIGRRSTACFGCCQEDFCNTNCSRAHWVVTGSTSTTETSTTPTKPQTAPPTTTHLTVPSTTEATTTTTPTTTTPTTTIAHTTTLRLSQEQVCRNAGYRYINVTVSDKIYHYCVRVRNDIQLSWHQAHSTCIYDGGNLVVFHDKDEGKAFDIWLHSLKNLDRAWVGATDEGSEGNWTWVDGVAIRADYFGPGEPNDAGWLNGKHEHENCAEAHYYDQQNRMLLIDNMCEVLSNFICEIKL, via the exons ATGTATGTGTTGTTATGGCACACAAACATACATGCATACAGGAACGGGGATTTAACAAATGTCGCAAAGAAGAAAAGCGCGTGTACTAAACCACTGCGCTTAGTAGACAGTCGCATGTCATTCCTATTATCGATG TCCTACATCCTGTGTTTGGTCAGTATCTGCGTGGTTCTGGTGGATGTCGGTACTATCCACGCAACGACGACATCGAACATCGTCCACGCAGCGACGAACAGCATCAACGCAACGTCGTCGACGCCGAATGAAGACCATCAACCTGTCCAAA GAGACTCTGCCCGGGGTCCTATGTGCATGGACTGCAAGCGTCTACCATCCCCCAGCCACTGTAACCACGTTATCAGGTGTTCAGAACACGAG GTTTGTCACGTGACCCAATTCGTGTCCGACGGAGGGCACGTGTTTTATGATACGGGCTGCCAGGCTTCTAAT CGATGCCCAGTTAACGACTGGGTTAATGACTCCATGGTCATTCGTCGAACCTCGGGGGACATTGAAACGTGCATTGAATGTTGCCAAGGCAACTACTGCAATCTCCAGGGATGCGGTTCACAAC CTATACCAGATATCAACATCCGTGGACCAATGTGTTTCCAATGTGATGTACAGGACACTCTTGATTCCTGTGAGACCGTGGTCAACTGCGGACCGACCAAC GAATGTTTCCTGTCTACCCTAGTCATCCCTCTTACCAACGAAGTGAAGTATACGAGTAAATGCATGACCACTAGC GCGTGCGATACACTGCGCAGTTCCGGACTAATTGGGAGGAGAAGCACTGCGTGTTTTGGCTGCTGCCAGGAAGACTTCTGTAACAC CAATTGCTCTCGAGCACATTGGGTGGTCACCGGATCCACATCCACAACCGAAACTTCAACCACTCCAACCAAGCCTCAAACAGCACCGCCCACAACCACCCATTTGACCGTGCCATCCACAACAGAGGCGACCACCACTACCACCCCCACCACAACCACCCCCACCACCACTATCGCCCAT ACAACAACCCTCCGATTGTCTCAAG agcaGGTTTGTAGAAACGCTGGCTACAGATACATAAACGTAACCGTATCCGACAAAATCTATCACTACTGTGTGCGCGTGCGCAATGACATACAGTTGTCATGGCATCAGGCCCATAGCACCTGCATATACGATGGTGGAAATCTCGTTGTGTTCCACGACAAAGACGAGGGAAAAGCCTTCGACATATGGCTCCATTCACTTAAAAACC TTGATCGTGCTTGGGTTGGGGCCACGGACGAGGGCAGTGAAGGCAACTGGACGTGGGTGGACGGCGTGGCAATACGGGCGGACTATTTCGGGCCGGGGGAGCCAAACGATGCTGGATGGTTAAACGGAAAACATGAACACGAGAATTGCGCGGAGGCTCACTATTACGATCAACAGAATCGCATGCTTTTGATCGACAATATGTGCGAAGTTTTGTCGAACTTTATTTGCGAAATAAAGCTATAA
- the LOC127838666 gene encoding uncharacterized protein LOC127838666 isoform X2, whose protein sequence is MSYILCLVSICVVLVDVGTIHATTTSNIVHAATNSINATSSTPNEDHQPVQRDSARGPMCMDCKRLPSPSHCNHVIRCSEHEVCHVTQFVSDGGHVFYDTGCQASNRCPVNDWVNDSMVIRRTSGDIETCIECCQGNYCNLQGCGSQPIPDINIRGPMCFQCDVQDTLDSCETVVNCGPTNECFLSTLVIPLTNEVKYTSKCMTTSACDTLRSSGLIGRRSTACFGCCQEDFCNTNCSRAHWVVTGSTSTTETSTTPTKPQTAPPTTTHLTVPSTTEATTTTTPTTTTPTTTIAHTTTLRLSQEQVCRNAGYRYINVTVSDKIYHYCVRVRNDIQLSWHQAHSTCIYDGGNLVVFHDKDEGKAFDIWLHSLKNLDRAWVGATDEGSEGNWTWVDGVAIRADYFGPGEPNDAGWLNGKHEHENCAEAHYYDQQNRMLLIDNMCEVLSNFICEIKL, encoded by the exons ATG TCCTACATCCTGTGTTTGGTCAGTATCTGCGTGGTTCTGGTGGATGTCGGTACTATCCACGCAACGACGACATCGAACATCGTCCACGCAGCGACGAACAGCATCAACGCAACGTCGTCGACGCCGAATGAAGACCATCAACCTGTCCAAA GAGACTCTGCCCGGGGTCCTATGTGCATGGACTGCAAGCGTCTACCATCCCCCAGCCACTGTAACCACGTTATCAGGTGTTCAGAACACGAG GTTTGTCACGTGACCCAATTCGTGTCCGACGGAGGGCACGTGTTTTATGATACGGGCTGCCAGGCTTCTAAT CGATGCCCAGTTAACGACTGGGTTAATGACTCCATGGTCATTCGTCGAACCTCGGGGGACATTGAAACGTGCATTGAATGTTGCCAAGGCAACTACTGCAATCTCCAGGGATGCGGTTCACAAC CTATACCAGATATCAACATCCGTGGACCAATGTGTTTCCAATGTGATGTACAGGACACTCTTGATTCCTGTGAGACCGTGGTCAACTGCGGACCGACCAAC GAATGTTTCCTGTCTACCCTAGTCATCCCTCTTACCAACGAAGTGAAGTATACGAGTAAATGCATGACCACTAGC GCGTGCGATACACTGCGCAGTTCCGGACTAATTGGGAGGAGAAGCACTGCGTGTTTTGGCTGCTGCCAGGAAGACTTCTGTAACAC CAATTGCTCTCGAGCACATTGGGTGGTCACCGGATCCACATCCACAACCGAAACTTCAACCACTCCAACCAAGCCTCAAACAGCACCGCCCACAACCACCCATTTGACCGTGCCATCCACAACAGAGGCGACCACCACTACCACCCCCACCACAACCACCCCCACCACCACTATCGCCCAT ACAACAACCCTCCGATTGTCTCAAG agcaGGTTTGTAGAAACGCTGGCTACAGATACATAAACGTAACCGTATCCGACAAAATCTATCACTACTGTGTGCGCGTGCGCAATGACATACAGTTGTCATGGCATCAGGCCCATAGCACCTGCATATACGATGGTGGAAATCTCGTTGTGTTCCACGACAAAGACGAGGGAAAAGCCTTCGACATATGGCTCCATTCACTTAAAAACC TTGATCGTGCTTGGGTTGGGGCCACGGACGAGGGCAGTGAAGGCAACTGGACGTGGGTGGACGGCGTGGCAATACGGGCGGACTATTTCGGGCCGGGGGAGCCAAACGATGCTGGATGGTTAAACGGAAAACATGAACACGAGAATTGCGCGGAGGCTCACTATTACGATCAACAGAATCGCATGCTTTTGATCGACAATATGTGCGAAGTTTTGTCGAACTTTATTTGCGAAATAAAGCTATAA